The genomic stretch TCTATAAAGTCAGTATTATTTCATTCTATAAGCTTAAAGAATGCTCACCTTTAGTTTTAAAAGCAAAGTTGCAGACCCTGCAGATGTACGGTCTCACATCTGTGTGGGTCCTGATGTGTTTTTTAAGCATGCTCGGTTTCTTACAGCGAATGCCACACTCCTCACAAATGTATTTCCCCCGGCCTCGACCTCTGACATACACATAGTCTTCATTGGACTTGTACCTGAAAGAAAGACACAGTCTTCTaaagaataaatacattaaacagTCCTGAAAAGGTAAAAAGACCATAGACGGACAGATAGTGTATGCATTAACATCCTAATATAGCTGCTGCATTTGCTGTCAGCAGAACTGGCAAGTGTTATGATAACTAATATCTTGACTGACCCTCCCTCAAAGATCTTAATGCGTGTTGGCACTGTTTGGGTGGTGGaagcctccctctctttccactCCTCCTTGGCAGTTTTCACTCTGCAGCTGATGTCTTTCACCTTCTTCCCGTAGGTGATGTCCACCTCTTTGGGCTCCGGTTTCCTCTGCAGCTGAATCAGATGAACAAACATTTTGTTAACAGCCATTTCAAGTGGACACCGGATCGACAACGTAATGTGATGCTTCCAATATTGTATGTCACACATGGCGTTACACAGCATGTTTTGCAAACATAAATtatggtgctgctgctgcccggTACAGATAACTTGGTTaattttcatgttgttttttttgctgaaagCTATGCGTGGCATGATTTTTATGTCATAATATTATATCTGATCTTGATTTGTTGAACAATTTGATCTGCCTAAATCCAAGAGCATCCCATTGCCAAGACACACGTTATTTTCTTAAATATATTATTTCAGTGCTTGGTATTTTCACTGCCAATACATCTTTTTTTGCAAAGGGTAAATGCAGAGCAAGTGATGAATTAAAGCTTATAACATCATAGCCGGCAGCAGGAAAATGATATCCAGAAACTTGCCAATAGTGACAGAACCTTCTGCCAAAAGATCTGAAGTGTGCAGTTAGCCAAATTCTGGGTAATAAGGTAATTTTAAACTTTCTACATTTCAAACACTTCTTTCTCTCTTGCGGAAATGATGGGCAACCAATGTAGAAAACTGCCCAGTGCTGCTTGATTATAGGTATTTACTTCAAGTAATAGTGATACTAGGCAAGACCATTTCAATATGTTATCAATGGGGGCTTTGCTCTTACGGTGCATTTTAGACATATGCATACTGTATGCATAGAAAAACTGCAGAGATGGGATCATTTTCTCACCTGTTCCATGGTCTGCCTCCACAGGATGAGGGATGACACCAGTTTCCCTGTGCCAGGCTGACACATGGCGGCCACGGTGTATATTACCTTGTCTCCCCTCTGTTTGGACTGCAGTAGAGCCAGAGCAGTATTGGTACTCAGCTCAAGAGGGTTCGGGTTGTGGGAACTCACACACCAGGTGGCGTACACGGAGGAGAAAGGGGCGTCGCTGTGAGAGCAGCTCGGCTTGGTGTAGTTGAGATAACACCAGCTCACTCCTGTCGTCGTGCGAAGACTTGGAAACTGAGATAACAGTCTTGAATGCTCGGTGTCTGAGATCAGGGTGTATTTACTGGGAATCAGCTGTGCCACCATATCCATCTGCACTCGTTTCTCCATGCCAACTTTTTTCACTTCGCTCACTGATATCATAGAGTAGGGAGGTGAGCTGGTTTCCAGGGAGCTACTTTCCATTGCTGATTCAACTTCGTGGTCAGTGGCTTCTGTCACTTTTTGTTGAAGTGTGATGAATTTCCTCCTACGCGAGTCATCCTGAGCATGAGGTGTGGATGCACCCTGGATCTCTGACCTGTGCCCCTTCTCTTCGCTCAAATTACATTTTCCCAACTCCACAGCACCCAGCTCCTCTACAATCTGCCCAAACATTCTTTCCTCTTTCACACGTTTTTGCTGCTTAACCTCCACGAAAAGGTCCAGGCTGCTAGCAGGGGAAAGCATCCGTTTGTTAGTGCCACCACTGGAGGCGTTAGTGGTTGAGATAGTTCtggaggtcagagagagagggatgccTGTCTTGAGCTTAGCTGATGACAAATCAAGGGCTTCAACATTGAGGGTGAGCTTCGAAGGTGGTCTAGTAAAAGCTAATGCATTATGAGAATCAAGATTTCCAGACAAACGTGAACTCTGATTCTGAGAAGTGGACGTAGTGGAGCTAACACTGTCATACTGATTGTCGAAAATCTGTGATACTGAAGTGTATGTGATACTGCCATAGGATGGCACATAAGTCTGTATTCTTACAGGAACTAAAAGGCTTGGATGTGACAGCTGGGGAAATGTATTCCCGGTGGAGAATATTGGCAGAGTCTGCGGCAGAACAGCAACTGCTGTGAATGGAGGGGAGGTGCTGCTGAGGTACTGCGGAAACACTTGTGATGGGACTTGTATTACCTCAGCGTCCATATTCAATGACTCCTGTCGCACCAAGtttcccctccttctctccctcacaGCCGAGTGGCCAGAGCTGATGTCCACGTGTCTAACTTTGGACGTAGGAGAAAGGCTGCCATAGTCAAATGATATGCTGCGTACCTCTGGGAACCCCTTGTGCAAGTTACACGGCGCCTGCTCTGAGGAGGAGCGTCTCATTTCATGTTGGTGACGCTGGTTGAGCACAGAGAGGGAGTGCCCACTCCCTGGCACTGCTAAGAGCTCCAGTGGTTTGCCAAATTCATCCTGCCTGGCTGGAGAGACAGACTTCAAACTCTCCTCCCTGTCAAAGGAGAAGGTGGAGCTATAAGATAAGTTGCTGTCTTGGCTCGGGCTGCGGGAGAGACTGGTGCAGGCAGACTCAAAACTAGATTCACCAGAGGAGTGCTCGATATCCGCTAAGCGCAGCCTTTTCTTCTTCGGAGGGAGCTTTTCTGGAGGGAATTGTGCTAAAGTTTCACTCCTTTGAGGCCACTGAAACTCCTCCACATGCTTCTCTGGCTCCTTCACCTGCACCTCTGGAGCTTTTTCTGGACTGTCAGGCTCTACTGTGACCCTAATTTCTGGGACTTGTATGTTGGGCTGCCGTACAAGTTTGGGCCCCATTTGAAATGATAGCCTACTATCACTCCTTTCCAACTCATATGAATCACTTGCCTCTATAGCTTGAAATGAAGAATTACTATCCTGTCTCTGCCCTTGATACTTGTATGATTCTGACTGTTCAGAGTAAGGCCTGTTTATCGAGTTTGTGTGTTGGATAACAGAAATTACATTCCCTAAAGTTTTCCGACCAGACATTTCAGAGCTCACTGATATTTCCATGTCACACCTGTCCATCTGCATTAGCATACTTGAATGTCCTTTTCCTAATGCCATAATGCCCACTGCAGCTTGTTTTGAATCATAGTCCTTACTTGAATCAAGCATTTCTTCACACTGTTCATGAAGGCCTTCATATTGAACTGGCAAAtcttcctcttccctcttctctttccgGCGCTTTCGTGTTGCCAGTTCCATTGCGTGTCTGTGATGGCTCATACTAGATGCCATTGAGTGGTAATTTTCCATTTCAAATCCTGAGGGTGAAATGCCACTCTCGCTAATCTTTCCGTGGCTGTCTGCGTCTGCGTGGCTATCATGTGCAGAGAGTTCGAAAGCAGCTTGCCGCCTGAGTCTCCTCATGCCCCCGGTGCTTGTTCTCTCATCAAAAGAGTGGCTGCCTCTAAGGGCTTGAGGCATAGTTAGACACACTACTGAGGATGTTGGCATTGAGTTGCTTCTTATCAGAGTCCCCACATCAGAGCCGGCGTCTAACTGTGGTTTATTTACCTCTTCCCTCGTGAATgactttgtgtttattttgatCGACTCAACGGTGTCTTTTTCTTGGGTGAAAACGCGGGAAACACCTTTCTCCGAGTGTCTCCCGGTATATTCACTTGAATCTGTGCTACAAGCCATAAAAACCGCCGTCTGTTTAGGGCTTGGCCTGTAGCACTTCCCGAACATAATTTCTTGATAGGACTTTGCGTTAGTGTTCGGAGGACCGGTCTGGTGCTCGGTACTCTCGGAGCGCGAGAAGTAGCCGGAGTCCGTGCTGCCCTTGCTAGACTGACTTGGGAGGGACAGATTGTTTTCAGAGTCGCTGCTTCTTTTTTCAGACAGCCGAAGTGCAAGCCTCTGTTTGATTGTGCAAGATTGAATTGCACGGTTAGCCTCGGCAGTGGCAGGAGGTACACTCATTTCTTGGGGCTGGGAGGAACCATCCTGAGCTGACATTGACGTGGCTCCCTTTTTCTGAGCAATGAGATTTAGTACTTTTACAGCAGTGTTATCTGATCCCTCCACTGGAgagtccagcagcagcagcgggtcGTTAAGAGTGTCCTCGTCCGTGTCCGTGCTTTGCTCAGCATCAGAGAATAACTCGCCTTCCCCTTCAAAAGACCCCTGGTCAGTGTTGGCATTGTAAGACCCAAGTTCTGATAGTGGCACTGTTCCAGCTTTGACTGAGTGAGCATGGGACTTTCTGTGTTTGTATAAATTACTCTTGGTTTTGAAGGAGAATCCGCAGGGGACACACGGATAGGGCCGTTCCCCGGTGTGTGAGCGAATATGTTTCTTAAGCACGCTGGGTTTGGCACATGCCCTTCCACAGTAATCACAAACATACTTCCCAGGCTTTTGTGGTTTCTGCTCCACCTTACACATAGCCTCTGACAGCTGATCCATCCCTGAATGGGAACACTGTTGTTGGACTTCAGGTGAACTGGTGGACTTCCTGTGAGATGCAGGTCCCGGGGACTGTGAAGAAACTGAGTGACCTACAGCTTTCTGTCTGCCACGGGGAAACTGTTTTGTGGACTGTGGTGGATAAGAAGACCTCTCATAGTCTTGATGGCTTGTGGACTGGGTTTGGGAGTGCTGATCTTCTAATTGCAGTGATTTCCCTGAGTCAGACATTTCTTTGAAACCACACGTGTCTCTGCTCTGACCTTCTTTCAGTTGTTGGTGCCACCCCTTGCTTTCCAATTCGACTGATGGACTCCTCCTAGTCTGTGCTGCTTCTGAGGTGCATTTTTTCTGTGCAACATTTCTGTCCTGACCCTCAGTAGAGCTTTTCACCCCTGCAGTAGTTTCAAGTGACTCCATGAATACAACTTTCTTTGGGATCGATTTTCAAGGACACTATCTGTTATGTGACTGTAGTGATATTGACATACATGTGAATTGATTGCAGGGAAGGGTCACCTGAAAGAAATCAGACAGAAATTACaattagacaaaaaaaatttgAGTATACAATTTATAATGAGCTCCATTCCAGCAGGAAtggaaacacattattttctctttaCCAGCTTCTAAAAAAACCTAGGTACCTTATGCCTGGCAGATGCCCCTGTGAACATGTGTGTAGGTATTTAAGGCACATGCTTTTACTGTACCATGTGTGTCATTATTGGTtgtttactttgtgtgtgtgtgtgtgtgtgtgtgtgtgtgtgagctaaATAGAAATTCATGTGAAAttgtttttcatatattttgaaaaactaCAGGTATGAGAGATGTGAAATATCCATATTATATCACCCAGATAGTTTTTTCATCCTATGTCCCAGATTTgacttttcattttaatttaacttCTTGTGTTTTTGTCAACAAGTATGAGCATGGTATGCGTTTCGATGCATTCCAGCACACACAGGTGACGCTGTTACTGTAGATCATGGTCAACGAAGCGTGATGATGAGTCTACCTGCACCCCTTTTGATCCAATATCTACATAAAACACCAAAATGTTGTGCATAACTCTTTAATCCAATGCCAGGATCACATCATAACATGTTCAGACTCCTTGTCTCTCATGGGA from Perca fluviatilis chromosome 20, GENO_Pfluv_1.0, whole genome shotgun sequence encodes the following:
- the hivep2b gene encoding transcription factor HIVEP2, encoding MESLETTAGVKSSTEGQDRNVAQKKCTSEAAQTRRSPSVELESKGWHQQLKEGQSRDTCGFKEMSDSGKSLQLEDQHSQTQSTSHQDYERSSYPPQSTKQFPRGRQKAVGHSVSSQSPGPASHRKSTSSPEVQQQCSHSGMDQLSEAMCKVEQKPQKPGKYVCDYCGRACAKPSVLKKHIRSHTGERPYPCVPCGFSFKTKSNLYKHRKSHAHSVKAGTVPLSELGSYNANTDQGSFEGEGELFSDAEQSTDTDEDTLNDPLLLLDSPVEGSDNTAVKVLNLIAQKKGATSMSAQDGSSQPQEMSVPPATAEANRAIQSCTIKQRLALRLSEKRSSDSENNLSLPSQSSKGSTDSGYFSRSESTEHQTGPPNTNAKSYQEIMFGKCYRPSPKQTAVFMACSTDSSEYTGRHSEKGVSRVFTQEKDTVESIKINTKSFTREEVNKPQLDAGSDVGTLIRSNSMPTSSVVCLTMPQALRGSHSFDERTSTGGMRRLRRQAAFELSAHDSHADADSHGKISESGISPSGFEMENYHSMASSMSHHRHAMELATRKRRKEKREEEDLPVQYEGLHEQCEEMLDSSKDYDSKQAAVGIMALGKGHSSMLMQMDRCDMEISVSSEMSGRKTLGNVISVIQHTNSINRPYSEQSESYKYQGQRQDSNSSFQAIEASDSYELERSDSRLSFQMGPKLVRQPNIQVPEIRVTVEPDSPEKAPEVQVKEPEKHVEEFQWPQRSETLAQFPPEKLPPKKKRLRLADIEHSSGESSFESACTSLSRSPSQDSNLSYSSTFSFDREESLKSVSPARQDEFGKPLELLAVPGSGHSLSVLNQRHQHEMRRSSSEQAPCNLHKGFPEVRSISFDYGSLSPTSKVRHVDISSGHSAVRERRRGNLVRQESLNMDAEVIQVPSQVFPQYLSSTSPPFTAVAVLPQTLPIFSTGNTFPQLSHPSLLVPVRIQTYVPSYGSITYTSVSQIFDNQYDSVSSTTSTSQNQSSRLSGNLDSHNALAFTRPPSKLTLNVEALDLSSAKLKTGIPLSLTSRTISTTNASSGGTNKRMLSPASSLDLFVEVKQQKRVKEERMFGQIVEELGAVELGKCNLSEEKGHRSEIQGASTPHAQDDSRRRKFITLQQKVTEATDHEVESAMESSSLETSSPPYSMISVSEVKKVGMEKRVQMDMVAQLIPSKYTLISDTEHSRLLSQFPSLRTTTGVSWCYLNYTKPSCSHSDAPFSSVYATWCVSSHNPNPLELSTNTALALLQSKQRGDKVIYTVAAMCQPGTGKLVSSLILWRQTMEQLQRKPEPKEVDITYGKKVKDISCRVKTAKEEWKEREASTTQTVPTRIKIFEGGYKSNEDYVYVRGRGRGKYICEECGIRCKKPSMLKKHIRTHTDVRPYICRVCNFAFKTKGNLTKHMKSKAHMKKCLELGVSVSMDDTEIQEHVDDSQQESKVVVTTKHQFSDADDSDGMDEEVDEIDEDDDEDDEYEGDSTPKLRSRSTSPQPCGVTSLSVTATAATHGYSLTSLPGTDVRQQSSGRRTGSDHRPVLATDQREKSMDEDSLTMLSPDQASFLFDPYSSCLLSPGWESPIREPSPSRLRYPSPRRELSPRGRSSPRWDTSPLRPGSPGFTPIQHLSPGSIERPVSPGTELSGKRESSVRGRQRVVLRAVSPRRGSHQHKGCGDKTRHQAKMEMAHQGAFDMEMDQRSSLASSLPGAASSHHQNILSHLPLHSQQQAHSLLPVVPVGGLQMLHSPPSSSTDVTLSSAPSPQSSEGQRCSSREGSVHGPESGGEDIRVQNQLSSHQAAQETSLDPGGVTDSRQEENVQTCLKAIASLKITTEDPH